From the genome of Streptomyces sp. NBC_01260, one region includes:
- a CDS encoding S53 family peptidase codes for MAATLPLLAGALALGIPNASADSAPVGRDALQGSKPAWATATADQGATADSGKVAVRVHLTGRDAKGLAAYAAAVSDPRSPSYGKYLSAAKAQARFGATHQQIDRVSQWLKSSGLTVTGANQHYVSATGDVAKAEKAFSTQLRNYRKGSHTYRAPASTASVPAALSGDVLAVSGLDNAPHRSSHDEVLPPPDAVFRNSGPTSSYFGSKTASTLPSAYGSKVPYAVKGYTGKQLRAAYGAGNYTGKGVTVAITDAYASPTIAKDAAEYAKRNGDARYKRGQLSQVLPDDYTKTEECGASGWYGEETLDVEAVHAVAPAADIVYVGGASCYDNDLLDSLNKVVDHRLADIVSNSWGDVEANQTPDLALAYDQVFKMGAVEGIGFYFSSGDDGDNVASTGTKQIDVPSNSAWVTSVGGTSLAVGKHDTYKWETGWGTTSAPLAADGKSWTGFPGAYTSGAGGGTSSTVKQPFYQRGIVPDSLAKANGKTRMRTAPDLAAVADPNTGFLVGQTQTMPDGSLGYDEYRIGGTSLAAPVIAGVQALAQQAQHGRPIGFANPSIYARYDSKAYHDVTDHPLGKGHDLAVARVDFINGYDAADGLRTSVRSLGKDASLSAVRGYDDVTGVGTPAPGYVSSYRRH; via the coding sequence ACACTGCCACTGCTCGCCGGTGCGCTCGCCCTCGGGATACCCAACGCAAGCGCCGACTCCGCACCGGTCGGCCGGGACGCGCTCCAGGGCAGCAAGCCGGCCTGGGCCACCGCCACGGCCGACCAGGGGGCCACGGCCGACAGCGGGAAGGTCGCCGTCCGGGTCCACCTCACCGGACGGGACGCGAAGGGGCTGGCCGCCTACGCGGCCGCCGTCTCCGACCCGCGGTCTCCGTCGTACGGGAAGTACCTGAGCGCCGCGAAGGCGCAGGCTCGGTTCGGGGCGACCCATCAGCAGATCGACCGGGTCAGCCAGTGGCTGAAGTCGAGCGGGCTGACCGTCACCGGCGCCAACCAGCACTACGTCTCGGCCACCGGTGACGTGGCCAAGGCGGAGAAGGCGTTCAGCACCCAGCTGCGCAACTACCGCAAGGGCAGCCACACCTACCGCGCCCCGGCCTCCACCGCATCGGTGCCGGCCGCGCTCAGCGGCGACGTGCTCGCCGTCTCGGGTCTGGACAACGCGCCGCACAGGTCCAGCCATGACGAGGTGCTGCCGCCGCCGGACGCGGTGTTCCGCAACTCCGGTCCGACGTCCTCGTACTTCGGGTCGAAGACCGCCTCCACCCTGCCGAGCGCCTACGGGTCCAAGGTGCCGTACGCGGTCAAGGGGTACACCGGCAAGCAGCTGCGCGCCGCGTACGGGGCCGGGAACTACACCGGCAAGGGCGTGACCGTCGCCATCACCGACGCGTACGCCTCCCCCACCATCGCGAAGGACGCCGCCGAGTACGCCAAGCGCAACGGCGACGCACGGTACAAGCGCGGACAGCTCAGCCAGGTGCTGCCGGACGACTACACGAAGACCGAGGAGTGCGGGGCCTCCGGCTGGTACGGCGAGGAGACCCTCGACGTCGAGGCCGTGCACGCCGTCGCGCCCGCCGCGGACATCGTGTACGTGGGCGGCGCGTCCTGCTACGACAACGATCTGCTGGACTCGCTGAACAAGGTCGTCGACCACCGGCTCGCGGACATCGTCTCCAACTCGTGGGGCGACGTCGAGGCCAACCAGACCCCTGACCTGGCGCTCGCCTACGACCAGGTGTTCAAGATGGGCGCGGTCGAGGGCATCGGCTTCTACTTCTCCTCCGGCGACGACGGCGACAACGTCGCGTCCACCGGCACCAAGCAGATCGACGTCCCCTCGAACTCCGCCTGGGTGACCTCGGTCGGCGGTACGTCGCTGGCCGTCGGCAAGCACGACACGTACAAGTGGGAGACCGGCTGGGGCACCACGAGCGCTCCCCTGGCGGCGGACGGCAAGAGCTGGACCGGCTTCCCCGGCGCGTACACCTCGGGCGCGGGCGGCGGCACCAGCTCCACCGTGAAGCAGCCGTTCTACCAGCGCGGCATCGTGCCGGACTCACTGGCGAAGGCCAACGGGAAGACCCGGATGCGCACGGCCCCGGACCTCGCGGCCGTCGCGGACCCGAACACCGGCTTCCTGGTCGGCCAGACCCAGACGATGCCCGACGGATCGCTGGGCTACGACGAGTACCGCATCGGCGGCACGTCGCTGGCGGCGCCGGTCATCGCCGGTGTCCAGGCCCTGGCGCAGCAGGCGCAGCACGGCCGGCCCATCGGTTTCGCCAACCCGTCGATCTACGCCCGCTACGACTCGAAGGCGTACCACGACGTGACGGACCACCCGCTGGGCAAGGGCCATGATCTGGCCGTCGCCCGGGTGGACTTCATCAACGGGTACGACGCGGCGGACGGTCTGCGGACCTCGGTGCGGAGCCTGGGCAAGGACGCCTCGCTGTCGGCGGTGCGCGGCTACGACGACGTGACGGGTGTCGGCACTCCGGCCCCCGGATACGTGAGCTCCTACCGCAGGCACTGA
- the ku gene encoding non-homologous end joining protein Ku codes for MRSIWNGAISFGLVSIPVKLVNATENHSVSFRQIHLTDGGRVRYRKVCELDGEEVTAADIGKAYEGADGSMIPITDEDLGSLPLPTAKTIEIVAFVPADSIDPLQMDAAYYLSANGVPAAKPYTLLREALKRSRKVAVAKYALRGRERLGMLRVVDDVIAMHGLLWPDEIRAPEGAAPEAGVKVRDAELDLADALMATLGEVDMDSLHDDYREAVEELVAAKAAGEVPRRAESEESGGKVIDLIAALESSVRAAKEARGGEPEEGGEEAPVAKVTSIADRKTSGGTRSPKSSDAKKSTAGARKTAAKKSAPSGGTGAKKKATGRSTAAKKTTAKKTTAKKTTPKKQSGAKSAPRKRASA; via the coding sequence GTGAGGTCCATATGGAACGGCGCCATCTCCTTCGGGCTGGTCAGCATCCCGGTCAAGCTGGTCAACGCCACTGAGAACCATTCGGTCTCCTTCCGCCAGATCCATCTCACCGACGGCGGCCGGGTCCGCTACCGCAAGGTGTGCGAGCTGGACGGGGAAGAGGTGACCGCGGCCGACATCGGCAAGGCCTACGAGGGCGCCGACGGCTCGATGATCCCGATCACCGACGAGGATCTCGGTTCGCTGCCGCTGCCGACGGCCAAGACGATCGAGATCGTCGCCTTCGTGCCGGCCGATTCGATCGACCCGCTCCAGATGGACGCGGCCTACTACCTCTCCGCCAACGGGGTCCCGGCCGCCAAGCCGTACACCCTGCTGCGCGAGGCCCTGAAGCGGAGCCGGAAGGTCGCCGTCGCCAAGTACGCGCTGCGCGGCCGTGAGCGCCTCGGGATGCTGCGGGTCGTCGACGACGTGATCGCGATGCACGGCCTGCTCTGGCCGGACGAGATCCGGGCCCCCGAGGGGGCCGCCCCGGAGGCGGGCGTGAAGGTGCGCGACGCCGAACTCGACCTGGCCGACGCGCTGATGGCCACGCTCGGCGAGGTCGACATGGACTCGCTGCACGATGACTACCGGGAGGCGGTCGAGGAGCTCGTCGCGGCCAAGGCCGCCGGTGAGGTGCCGCGGCGGGCGGAGTCCGAGGAATCCGGCGGCAAGGTCATCGACCTGATCGCGGCCCTGGAGAGCAGCGTCCGGGCGGCGAAGGAGGCCCGCGGGGGCGAGCCGGAGGAAGGCGGCGAGGAGGCGCCGGTCGCGAAGGTCACCTCGATCGCGGACCGCAAGACGTCGGGCGGCACCCGCTCGCCCAAGTCCTCGGATGCGAAGAAGTCCACGGCCGGGGCCAGGAAGACGGCCGCGAAGAAGAGCGCGCCGAGCGGCGGGACCGGCGCGAAGAAGAAGGCGACGGGGCGGAGCACCGCGGCCAAGAAGACGACGGCCAAGAAGACCACGGCCAAGAAGACCACGCCGAAGAAGCAGTCCGGCGCGAAGAGCGCCCCGCGCAAACGCGCCTCGGCCTGA
- the ligD gene encoding non-homologous end-joining DNA ligase, which produces MTPITEVEGRRLRLSNLDKVLYPATGTTKGEVLHYYAATAAGALLAHLRERPVSFLRYPDGPDGQRFFTKNPPPGTPSWVRTAPVPHHDNEEARQIVVGDLASLAWAANLVVEFHTPQWRAGTPGVADRLVFDLDPGTPASVVECCEVALWLRERLSADGLEAFGKTSGSKGLHLLVPLEPTESARVSAYAKGLAVQAELELPDLVVHRMKKALRPGKVLVDFSQNAAAKTTATPYTLRARAEPSVSAPVTWAEIEECRSPGELVFLAGDMAERLGRYGDLLGPLNEPGRGRPVPDTA; this is translated from the coding sequence ATGACGCCGATCACAGAGGTGGAGGGGCGACGCCTGAGACTCAGCAATCTGGACAAGGTGCTGTATCCGGCCACCGGCACCACCAAGGGCGAGGTGCTGCACTACTACGCGGCCACGGCAGCCGGGGCGCTGCTGGCGCATCTGCGGGAGCGGCCCGTGTCGTTCCTGCGCTATCCGGACGGCCCGGACGGGCAGCGTTTCTTCACCAAGAACCCGCCCCCCGGTACGCCGTCCTGGGTACGGACCGCCCCGGTGCCGCACCACGACAACGAGGAGGCCAGGCAGATCGTCGTGGGGGATCTCGCCTCGCTGGCATGGGCGGCCAACCTGGTGGTGGAGTTCCACACCCCGCAGTGGCGGGCCGGGACGCCGGGAGTGGCCGACCGGCTGGTTTTCGACCTGGACCCCGGGACGCCCGCGAGCGTCGTGGAGTGCTGCGAGGTCGCCCTCTGGCTGCGGGAGCGGCTGTCCGCGGACGGCCTGGAGGCGTTCGGGAAGACCTCCGGCTCCAAGGGGCTGCATCTGCTCGTCCCGCTGGAGCCGACGGAGTCCGCCCGGGTGTCGGCGTACGCGAAGGGGCTGGCCGTCCAGGCGGAGCTGGAGCTTCCGGATCTGGTCGTGCACCGGATGAAGAAGGCGCTGCGGCCCGGGAAGGTACTGGTCGATTTCAGCCAGAACGCTGCGGCGAAGACGACCGCCACCCCCTACACCCTGCGCGCGCGGGCCGAACCGTCCGTCTCCGCGCCGGTCACCTGGGCGGAGATCGAGGAGTGCCGCAGCCCCGGGGAGCTGGTCTTCCTGGCCGGTGACATGGCGGAGCGGCTGGGGCGGTACGGGGATCTGCTCGGGCCGCTCAACGAGCCGGGCCGGGGGCGTCCGGTTCCGGACACGGCATAG
- a CDS encoding HEAT repeat domain-containing protein yields MFAGIDEVDWASMEHAYGPADDVPGLLQGLASADPAEREGALDGMYGAVHHQGDVYACTLACIPFLFELVVDPAVPDRGGIVELLTSIGGIDLDEDDEDEIDEDEIEGAANYAMAAAAVTAGAGVFFALMADDDAGVRVSAPLALATLHGHPARVLTLLRDRLAVEPDEEVRLALVEAAGRVALRHRPLTGQIADWLSRLAAEAYPPGLRLAALAQLARCAPQALPGDVVRVVAGLLRQLRSSPPATTPAEPGPRAAEAHSEPEPAGVEERAAPVTLVGQLRALSAEESAGRAAPWTADLLRTLHVGLDDRVAERTALLTDQLCSPDRWQRIDAVRMSSGLIRAWRGSYGELVRLVGEQLGAAEPKLAEAASHVLEELFGLAAPAADALAARVAADPGAWVKEWASGPPGLGSAVKALSRLGDARAVPALAAALERPEVPHDVGFAIGYLGSAARPLAGALRRRLGEVGLDEGAYDRASPLLAGLTALRAGEAAPEVLRVLRGAPEYRGEWLRTAALRALGSFGPAAHCAVPELRALIRRPGTAAATEAAEALWAVDGDAGAVLPVLIEGLQAEHAHERRSAASALGRLGAQAAVTAPRLRALLGHDELWLRVDAAIALWEVSGRAGESVPVLLAAWEQNRHVRVRVAECLARMGAAGAGSDAAHVLRAELASVRRHNAMDGGYGSHDTYEDEKLLALCRRALMGDSGKGPTT; encoded by the coding sequence GTGTTCGCGGGGATCGACGAGGTCGACTGGGCCTCGATGGAGCATGCCTACGGGCCTGCCGATGATGTGCCCGGACTGCTCCAGGGCCTGGCGTCCGCCGATCCGGCGGAGCGCGAGGGAGCCCTGGACGGGATGTACGGGGCCGTGCACCATCAGGGTGACGTCTACGCGTGCACCCTCGCCTGCATCCCCTTCCTCTTCGAGCTGGTCGTGGACCCGGCGGTCCCGGACCGCGGAGGCATCGTCGAGCTGCTCACCAGCATCGGCGGCATCGACCTCGACGAGGACGACGAGGACGAGATCGACGAGGACGAGATCGAGGGCGCGGCGAACTACGCGATGGCGGCGGCGGCCGTCACCGCGGGCGCCGGGGTGTTCTTCGCGCTGATGGCCGACGACGACGCGGGGGTACGGGTCTCCGCCCCGCTGGCGCTGGCCACCCTGCACGGCCACCCCGCACGGGTCCTGACACTGCTGCGGGACCGGCTGGCGGTGGAGCCGGACGAGGAGGTGCGGCTCGCGCTGGTCGAGGCGGCGGGGCGGGTCGCGCTGCGTCACCGGCCGCTGACCGGCCAGATCGCGGACTGGCTGAGCCGGCTGGCCGCCGAGGCGTATCCGCCGGGGCTGCGGCTGGCGGCCCTCGCCCAGCTGGCGCGGTGCGCACCACAGGCGCTGCCGGGCGATGTGGTGCGGGTGGTGGCCGGGCTGCTGCGGCAGCTTCGCTCGTCGCCCCCGGCCACGACCCCGGCCGAGCCGGGACCCCGGGCGGCCGAGGCGCACAGCGAGCCGGAGCCGGCCGGGGTCGAGGAGCGGGCCGCGCCGGTGACGCTGGTGGGGCAGTTGCGGGCACTGTCGGCCGAGGAGAGCGCGGGGCGCGCGGCGCCCTGGACGGCCGATCTGCTGCGGACCCTGCATGTCGGTCTTGACGACCGGGTCGCCGAACGGACCGCGCTGCTGACCGACCAGCTGTGCAGCCCCGACCGCTGGCAGCGCATCGACGCGGTCCGGATGAGCAGCGGGCTGATCCGGGCCTGGCGCGGTTCCTACGGGGAGCTGGTGCGGCTGGTCGGCGAGCAGCTCGGCGCGGCCGAGCCGAAGCTGGCCGAGGCGGCTTCGCACGTCCTGGAGGAGCTGTTCGGCCTGGCCGCACCGGCCGCGGACGCGCTGGCGGCCAGGGTGGCGGCGGATCCGGGGGCCTGGGTGAAGGAGTGGGCGAGCGGGCCGCCGGGGCTCGGCAGCGCGGTGAAGGCGCTGTCCCGGCTGGGCGACGCCCGCGCCGTGCCCGCGCTGGCCGCGGCGCTGGAGCGGCCCGAGGTGCCGCACGACGTGGGGTTCGCCATCGGCTATCTGGGGTCGGCGGCCCGGCCGCTGGCCGGTGCGCTGCGGCGCAGGCTCGGCGAGGTGGGGCTCGATGAGGGCGCGTACGACCGGGCGAGCCCGCTGCTGGCCGGGCTGACCGCGCTGCGGGCGGGCGAGGCGGCGCCCGAGGTGCTGCGGGTGCTGCGCGGGGCCCCGGAGTACCGCGGTGAGTGGCTGCGCACGGCGGCGCTGCGGGCGCTCGGCTCGTTCGGGCCCGCGGCGCACTGTGCCGTGCCGGAGCTGCGGGCGCTGATCCGGCGTCCCGGCACCGCGGCGGCCACGGAGGCCGCCGAGGCGCTCTGGGCGGTCGACGGGGACGCCGGCGCCGTGCTGCCGGTGCTGATCGAGGGGCTGCAGGCGGAGCACGCGCACGAGCGGCGGTCGGCGGCGAGCGCGCTGGGCCGGCTGGGTGCGCAGGCCGCGGTGACCGCGCCACGGCTGCGGGCGCTGCTGGGGCACGACGAGCTGTGGCTGCGAGTGGACGCGGCGATCGCCCTGTGGGAGGTTTCCGGGCGGGCCGGGGAGTCCGTACCGGTACTCCTCGCGGCCTGGGAGCAGAACCGCCATGTCAGGGTTCGGGTGGCCGAATGCCTGGCGCGGATGGGGGCCGCTGGTGCAGGGTCGGACGCGGCACATGTGCTGCGCGCCGAGCTCGCCTCCGTACGCCGCCACAACGCGATGGACGGCGGCTACGGCAGCCACGACACATACGAGGACGAGAAGCTGCTGGCGCTCTGCCGCCGGGCGCTCATGGGTGATTCGGGGAAGGGACCCACGACATGA
- a CDS encoding zinc-ribbon domain-containing protein, which translates to MIIFGTRGYLYQLAVMTMVCGWCGNPSAHTLRKRVTKFTLFFVPLFPFSTKFATQCTFCGGEQKIPKEQAEQLLAQHIASQDGNPFGQPQQPGYAPGAQGQGQGQGQGQGQNPYQH; encoded by the coding sequence ATGATCATTTTCGGTACGCGAGGCTATCTCTACCAACTGGCCGTCATGACGATGGTCTGCGGCTGGTGCGGGAATCCGTCCGCGCACACCCTGCGCAAGCGGGTCACGAAGTTCACGCTGTTCTTCGTGCCGCTGTTCCCCTTCTCGACGAAGTTCGCCACCCAGTGCACCTTCTGCGGTGGTGAGCAGAAGATCCCCAAGGAGCAGGCCGAGCAGCTGCTGGCCCAGCACATCGCTTCACAGGACGGCAACCCGTTCGGGCAGCCGCAGCAGCCGGGCTACGCGCCGGGAGCGCAGGGCCAGGGCCAGGGCCAGGGCCAGGGTCAGGGTCAGAATCCGTATCAGCACTAA
- a CDS encoding HAMP domain-containing sensor histidine kinase produces the protein MSRRRPRAPRGPRGLRTPAWTASLTWKSAAFITAMCCVLAALLGVLVHTAVNRQTVGHAREKALTRLEGVTAAYEAGEALPPRSGLDPPGLPASLRALAVDGERGTMVADHLGRPTMWAAAPADGHALATHIDYSQSARTINGLDGAIIGSSLLAIGATLLAGGFAVTRVTRRLHQTARVARRIEAGDLDARVNDPRTADPSRRPDEVAIVAGALDTMASTLQRKLLTEQRFTADVAHELRTPLTGLSAAAELLAPGRPSELVQDRVRTMRALTEDLLEISRLDTRTEQVDLDVHELAPLVERVASTSGTDTEVEVVGDGPPVRVETDKRRLERVLGNLISNAHRHGRPPVVLTVDGPVVTVRDHGDGFPDYLTADGPQRFRTEGGSRGHGLGLTIAAGQARVMGARLVFENAADGGAVARLTLPEYVRREAQPPPGPRS, from the coding sequence GTGAGCCGGCGGCGGCCGAGAGCGCCGCGTGGTCCGCGCGGGCTGCGGACGCCCGCCTGGACCGCGTCGCTGACCTGGAAGTCCGCGGCCTTCATCACCGCGATGTGCTGCGTGCTCGCCGCCCTGCTGGGCGTGCTGGTGCACACCGCGGTCAACCGTCAGACGGTCGGCCACGCCCGCGAGAAGGCGCTGACCCGGCTGGAGGGCGTCACCGCCGCCTACGAGGCGGGCGAGGCACTTCCGCCGCGTTCCGGTCTCGATCCGCCGGGGCTGCCCGCGTCACTGCGGGCCCTGGCGGTGGACGGGGAGCGCGGCACCATGGTCGCCGACCATCTCGGCCGGCCGACGATGTGGGCCGCCGCCCCGGCCGACGGCCACGCGCTGGCGACCCATATCGACTACAGCCAGAGCGCCCGCACGATCAACGGCCTGGACGGGGCGATCATCGGCTCCTCGCTGCTGGCGATCGGCGCGACGCTGCTGGCCGGCGGCTTCGCCGTCACCCGGGTCACGCGGCGGCTGCACCAGACCGCGCGGGTGGCCCGCCGGATCGAGGCCGGTGATCTCGACGCCCGCGTCAACGACCCCCGTACGGCAGACCCCTCGCGCCGGCCGGACGAGGTGGCGATCGTCGCCGGTGCGCTGGACACGATGGCCTCGACGCTCCAGCGCAAGCTGCTGACCGAGCAGCGCTTCACCGCCGACGTGGCGCACGAGCTGCGCACCCCGCTGACCGGCCTGTCGGCCGCCGCCGAACTGCTGGCGCCGGGCCGCCCCTCGGAGCTGGTGCAGGACCGGGTCCGCACGATGCGCGCCCTCACCGAGGACCTGCTGGAGATCTCCCGGCTCGACACGCGTACCGAGCAGGTCGATCTCGATGTGCACGAACTGGCGCCGCTCGTCGAGCGAGTGGCGTCCACCTCGGGCACCGACACCGAGGTCGAGGTCGTCGGGGACGGGCCGCCGGTACGCGTCGAGACGGACAAGCGGCGCCTGGAGCGGGTGCTCGGCAATCTGATCAGCAACGCGCACCGGCACGGCCGCCCGCCGGTCGTGCTGACGGTCGACGGGCCGGTGGTGACCGTACGCGATCACGGCGACGGCTTCCCGGACTATCTGACCGCGGACGGCCCGCAGCGCTTCCGCACCGAGGGCGGCAGCAGGGGACACGGCCTCGGGCTGACCATCGCCGCCGGGCAGGCGCGGGTGATGGGTGCCCGGCTGGTCTTCGAGAACGCGGCGGACGGCGGGGCGGTGGCCCGGCTGACGCTGCCGGAGTACGTACGCCGCGAGGCACAACCGCCGCCCGGCCCGCGGTCCTGA
- a CDS encoding FtsW/RodA/SpoVE family cell cycle protein: MTATTADAPPPELRLPKRRGVELSLLIGAVLISVYGYAAVGLARNNAVPPDVAGYGGGLGLLALLAHLAVRFRAPYADPLLLPIALLLNGLGLVLIYRLDLETPKDQAAPTQLVWSTLGVAFFIAVVVFLRDHRVLQRYAYLSVATALVLMIVPIFFPAVNGAKIWIRVGGFSFQPGEFAKILLAVFFAAYLAANRNALAYTGRKIWKLQLPTGRVLGPIVAIWLLSVGVLILERDLGTSLLFFGLFVIMLYVATGRIGWIAVGLLLAAVGAFVVGSFEPHVHSRVQDWIDPFASIDAGQGPGQLAQSLFAFAAGGMLGTGLGLGHSILIGFAAKSDFILATAGEELGLTGLTAIFMLYALLVARGYRAGLALRDSFGRLLSIGLASILALQVFVIAGGVMGLIPLTGMAMPFLAQGGSSVVTNWIIVALLIRVSDLARRPHADQVETGVIAPILEDEL, from the coding sequence ATGACCGCAACGACAGCGGACGCACCCCCGCCCGAACTGCGCCTGCCCAAGCGGCGCGGCGTGGAACTCTCGCTCCTCATCGGGGCCGTCCTCATCTCCGTGTACGGCTACGCCGCCGTCGGTCTGGCCAGGAACAACGCGGTCCCGCCCGATGTCGCCGGGTACGGCGGCGGGCTCGGGCTGCTCGCCCTGCTCGCCCATCTCGCCGTCCGCTTCCGCGCCCCGTACGCCGATCCGCTGCTGCTGCCCATCGCCCTCCTGCTCAACGGCCTCGGCCTGGTGCTGATCTACCGGCTCGACCTGGAGACCCCGAAGGACCAGGCGGCCCCCACCCAGCTGGTCTGGTCCACGCTCGGCGTGGCGTTCTTCATCGCGGTGGTGGTGTTCCTGCGCGACCACCGGGTGCTCCAGCGGTACGCGTACCTCTCGGTCGCCACCGCCCTCGTCCTGATGATCGTGCCGATCTTCTTCCCCGCCGTGAACGGCGCCAAGATCTGGATCAGGGTCGGCGGATTCTCCTTCCAGCCGGGCGAGTTCGCCAAGATCCTGCTCGCCGTCTTCTTCGCCGCCTACCTCGCGGCGAACCGCAACGCCCTCGCCTACACCGGCCGCAAGATCTGGAAGCTGCAGCTCCCCACCGGCCGGGTGCTCGGCCCGATCGTGGCGATCTGGCTGTTGAGCGTCGGGGTGCTGATCCTGGAGCGGGACCTGGGCACCTCGCTGCTCTTCTTCGGCCTGTTCGTGATCATGCTGTACGTGGCGACCGGCCGCATCGGCTGGATCGCCGTCGGGCTGCTGCTCGCCGCCGTCGGCGCGTTCGTCGTCGGTTCGTTCGAACCGCACGTGCACAGCCGGGTGCAGGACTGGATCGACCCGTTCGCCTCCATCGACGCCGGTCAGGGGCCCGGCCAGCTCGCCCAGTCGCTGTTCGCCTTCGCGGCCGGCGGGATGCTGGGCACCGGGCTCGGGCTCGGACACTCCATCCTCATCGGCTTCGCCGCCAAGTCCGACTTCATCCTGGCGACGGCGGGCGAGGAGCTCGGCCTGACCGGGCTGACGGCGATCTTCATGCTCTACGCGCTGCTGGTGGCGCGCGGCTACCGGGCCGGACTCGCCCTGCGCGACTCGTTCGGGCGGCTGCTCTCGATCGGTCTCGCCTCGATCCTGGCGCTCCAGGTGTTCGTGATCGCGGGCGGGGTGATGGGGCTGATCCCGCTGACGGGCATGGCGATGCCGTTCCTCGCCCAGGGCGGTTCGTCCGTGGTCACCAACTGGATCATCGTGGCGCTGCTGATCCGGGTCAGCGACCTGGCCCGCAGACCCCACGCCGACCAGGTGGAGACCGGAGTCATCGCGCCCATCCTGGAGGACGAACTGTGA
- a CDS encoding peptidoglycan D,D-transpeptidase FtsI family protein codes for MIRYIRRAAAFCLLLLVALLLNAARVQVFEASSLDDNPANRRITIDRYDQPRGNILVDGRSVTGSKDTGEQLAYERTYRYGPLYAPVTGYASQTYGTTLIENAEDPVLSGTDSMLAPFPLWNEITRSRQPGGDVVTTVRDSMQRAAYEGLGGRRGAVAAIEPTTGRILALVSTPSYDPGLLSGTGSSVTDAWRQLNSGRTQPMLNRAIRQTYPPGSTFKIVTAAAALDAEVVTDPDASTDTPSPYVLPGTSTTLPDEASGCDEASLAEAIRVSCNTVMAHLGVQVGLKGMVHAVGRFGFNDTGLKIPSGVAKSNFDTRMSDDQLALSSIGQFDTTATPLQMAMVASAVANGGELMYPHLVDRTTTHGGSTVHTTGSRSYHRAMTPQTATRLRQMMIDVVQDGTGTNAAIDGVTVGGKTGTAQHGIDNSGTPYAWFISWAQAQDAARPAVAVAVVVEDAAADRADISGGGSAAPIARSVMEAALGD; via the coding sequence ATGATCCGCTACATCCGGCGCGCCGCCGCCTTCTGCCTCCTGCTGCTCGTGGCGCTGCTGCTGAACGCCGCCCGCGTCCAGGTCTTCGAGGCCTCCTCGCTCGACGACAACCCCGCCAACCGGCGGATCACGATCGACCGTTACGACCAGCCGCGCGGCAACATCCTGGTCGACGGCAGATCCGTCACCGGCTCGAAGGACACCGGCGAGCAGCTCGCGTACGAGCGCACCTACCGCTACGGCCCGCTGTACGCCCCGGTGACCGGATACGCCTCGCAGACGTACGGCACCACCCTGATCGAGAACGCCGAGGACCCGGTCCTCTCCGGCACCGACTCGATGCTCGCCCCGTTCCCCCTCTGGAACGAGATCACCCGCAGCCGGCAGCCCGGCGGCGACGTCGTCACCACGGTCAGGGACTCCATGCAGCGTGCCGCGTACGAGGGGCTCGGCGGCCGACGGGGCGCCGTCGCGGCCATCGAGCCGACGACCGGCAGGATCCTGGCGCTGGTCTCGACCCCCTCGTACGATCCGGGGCTGCTCTCCGGTACCGGTTCGTCCGTCACCGACGCCTGGCGGCAGCTCAACTCGGGCCGGACTCAGCCGATGCTCAACCGGGCCATCCGGCAGACCTATCCGCCCGGCTCCACGTTCAAGATCGTCACAGCGGCGGCCGCCCTGGACGCCGAGGTCGTCACCGACCCGGACGCCTCGACCGACACCCCCTCCCCCTACGTACTGCCGGGCACCTCGACCACGCTCCCCGACGAGGCGAGCGGCTGCGACGAGGCGTCCCTGGCCGAGGCGATCCGGGTCTCCTGCAACACCGTGATGGCCCATCTGGGGGTGCAGGTCGGGCTGAAGGGCATGGTGCACGCGGTCGGCAGGTTCGGCTTCAACGACACGGGGCTGAAGATCCCGTCCGGGGTGGCGAAGAGCAACTTCGACACCCGCATGAGCGACGACCAGCTGGCCCTCTCCTCGATCGGCCAGTTCGACACCACGGCGACCCCGCTGCAGATGGCGATGGTGGCCTCGGCCGTGGCGAACGGCGGCGAGCTCATGTACCCGCATCTGGTGGACCGTACGACCACGCACGGCGGCTCCACCGTCCACACGACGGGGTCGCGCTCCTATCACCGGGCGATGACCCCGCAGACGGCGACGCGGCTGCGCCAGATGATGATCGACGTGGTGCAGGACGGCACCGGCACCAACGCGGCCATCGACGGGGTGACGGTCGGCGGCAAGACCGGCACGGCCCAGCACGGCATCGACAACTCCGGTACTCCTTATGCCTGGTTCATCTCCTGGGCGCAGGCGCAGGACGCGGCCCGGCCGGCCGTCGCGGTCGCCGTGGTCGTCGAGGACGCCGCCGCCGACCGGGCCGACATCAGCGGCGGCGGCAGTGCCGCGCCGATCGCCCGTTCCGTCATGGAGGCGGCGCTGGGAGACTGA